CTACTTGGCCGAAGAAGTTATCTATCGAGCGTTGTGGCTCTCGCAACAGGTGGCCAACAAGGCACCATCAGTCTTGAGAACAACGATGACGACAACACCGAACAGACGTATGGCAGTGACTTCGACATCAACCGCAAGTACCTAACCTTCAGTTGGTGGCTACTGAACAAAGGATGGGTGGACTTGATGCACCGGGTAGAGAGCGCCGTGCGCACCGTCTTTGGCAGCCTGAGCCCTAGGGATCTCCTGAGCTTTGAGAGGTTCTCCGAGTTGACGACCGAGGTGAGGAAGCTTGTCGAAGGTTCAACCAAGGAGGAGCGTCAGAAGTCAGACTGGCTCAACTTTCTCCTCCCACCCCTGGGCTTGGAAGACGAGGTGATTCGGGAGTCAGGCATCCTCGACGATACATCCAATCAGGGTGGCGAACAGTCAACACCCGCGTCACAGGCCATCCTGAGACGGCTGCTTGACGAGACAGCCGACCTCATCGAATCACCCAGTTTCACCCACGTCctcactcttctcctcgacgCAGGTTTTTCCTATCTCATTGATAATAAGCTCGCCACGGCTGCGTTTGAACTCCCGGCCTCAGATGGTATCGTCACTCCCGAACTCAAGGATCAGCAGCGCTCAAAGGTGATTCTACTGCCAAAGATCCTGTCGGTGTTGACGCGTCAGGCACATGTCATTGGCGACGGAATGCCAAACGAGTACCtccagaagatggagacTGTCCGTGATCTGGAGGCTTTTGCTGCTGTCGTGTATTCAAGTAATTGGGAGCAGGAAATTCGGACAGATGATGACCTGATGGCCAGtgctgttgatcttggcgctTCGCAGACAGCTGGTGTCACCAAGGCATTGCAACCACAGTCTCAGGCACAGACACAAGTCCAAGGTGCACAAGGCGAATCAAGCCTGGTTGTAGTAGACCCTCAGGGGGGCTTCGAGGGTGCATGGGGACGAGCAGTGGAGGACAAGTCGTGAAGAGTATGTGTTCTGGTTGTGTTTGTTGTGTTGCTACATAACTTTGGGAGTCATGGCGGGATTGTTACATGTAAATCAGGGATGGAGATAAAGGAGCAGCATAATATTGGGAAGCATCTGGGCTATCAAAGGCTCAAACAAATGTCACATGTTGGTTATTTAGAGGCGAGTATATGGTGTTGACATAGTTCAGTCGAGTCCGAGGGATTTGGTTTAACAACCCCCCTTGTATAACATTGATGCCGGAAATGGCGTTTGGTGTAgtcttctctcctcttctacttTCGCATGCCTCCTGAGCCGAACATGAGGGACGTTTCCGAGCTCCTGGTACGGAATTGCGCTGCCATGCCGAAACCGTCATCCTATTCGGAGCCGGGCAAACGCGAGTTCCATGTTCTTATGTTTGGGCTATGCTCCTGGTGACAGTGAGGCCAGTAGATAAACATCCTTCATGCCTGCAGCTCTTAGGTCATGTCCGGGAGCGCAGTGTCTCGACCGACTGGGGGGACGTGAGTTTGTTTCCCCATCTTCAAGGCCCCATGGTCGTAAGTGGTATTCTCAAAGGTAATGCGTTGAAAACTGCTGGAATATTCCAGCTCCTCCCGGTCACATCAAGCCCCTGATGAACTGATCAAGGCCCAGCTCAAAGAGCTCgttcttgacaccatcgccatTTTTGTGTTCCACAGGCGCCAGGGGGTTCTTGACCACTACAAAGAAAGTTAGCTCAGATTTGACACTTTTCCCGGCTCGTAAACCACACCATATTCCACCCATAGGTTTATGTAAATTTGATGTAGCACATTGCGCATGCTCAAGGTCGCTGTGTCGGTGAGAATAACAAATCTCAAGTTGGCGGGTGTCTCGTAAAAGTGTAGCTTATACTGGGAAGTACGGTAGCTGATAAatgcatcgtcatcaccgCCGAGCTTACGGACCATATTTCGAAGGGAGAAGACGGTGCCGAATAGGAGCTTTGCATCATCAGAGGATGTGCTTGGAGCAGCGGTTTCGGAACCCGCTGATGGCGGAAGCCAGGACTTGGAGTAGACACATTCGGCtgaaagagaggagagggcTGTCAATCGGGAGGTCCAGAGGGGGAAAGGCGCAGAATTTGCTCACTGTGTCGGTCGAAGATGTGGAATGAATAGACAACCATGATGGAGATTCAAGGGGTTTCAGGTCGACGTCTAACTTAAACAGGCAGCGATGGGTTTGAGTAGGTACTGCTTAAACAAGTTGGCGGACAGGTATAGCTCGTGTTGATTCAGACTCGAATTCGCGGCAGTGGTGTGCAGATCTCGTTGGTCAAGGATGGGAGCCCAGGAGACAGAtgtcgaagctgatgatATTGCGATGTGTTGCGATGGGTTGTTTTGGTGTAGAGAGAGCTGGAGGTCAAGCCTACCTATGATGGAACCTCCCAACTTCTAGCTTTACCTAACTAACTGTGGCGCCTGTGCCCATTGAAGTTTCGGTAGGTACATAGGTACCCAGTGGAGAGCTTAAAGTAGGTAGGCGGGGTAGGACCTaacctaagcttaggttCCATCTTGCAGTTCCATGGCCCCAGGCTGACCTGACTGCAGGTGTTCAGTCCCCTAAGAGACTAAGATAGTGCCCCCACCCCCCTGTAAGCAGCTCCCTCAGCCAAAACTCACTCATTTACTGACGGGAGTCGAAAAAAGACCTTCCATTTGGTTCGTTCCAGTCCATCCCTCTGACTGGTAAGTCACCACTTACCTCGACCACCAAATGATATCACATGGCACTAACAATCGCTCTTTGAACCCAATTTTTGTCTATcgcgcttctcttcttcctctttgaaCCATTTTCAATTGGAGAACTCACGTACATACTCAAGGTGCTTTACGGTAAGGTTGCTTGCCTGGTCAGAAGAAACAATTCCCGTTATACTGTAGCACATCGGTTTGCCTCGGGGTGCGGGGCAACATCACTGACTGGTTGATTATATTAGTCTATCGAGTTCGGTCTGATCAATACCAATCCGCCCGACCTCATATCTTTGCCTGGGCGTAGCGCATCGCATATCAatcatccttgacaatggACGCAGAAATTCATCCAGAGATGAGACCATCGTTCACTTTCCCTTCGCCTCAAGTCAGAGTCGACCAACATGACGATGGCTCTGGCGATAAACCTCCCCCACCACTCGTCCATCACCTGTAAGTCAGACTCAACTCAATCTTTGAATGCGCCCAACGGGTCAGTTGACAATCGCATCAACGAAGGACGGAACCGACAGAAGTTCTTCATTTCTCGAGTCCTCTCCGGCATCACAAGAGAACCCCAAGCGCCCATCGAGAAGTCAAGGTGCGAAACTATCACTAGCATCAAGCAATGTCTTATTGGGCTCACCAGTTCCACAGGAAACTCTTGATGCGCAGACGCAGTTTGgggatgaggatgctgatgGCTGCTCCCACCATCGAGTAAACCAGTATACAATCTTGGACGAAATCGGCAGAGGTTCTTATGGCGCTGTTCATCTTGCAAAGGACCAATTCGGAAATGAATATGTGAGTATTATACCCCCAAGCCAGCTGCCAGCCCAATTCTGTCTCCGACTTACACAGCCTCAGGCCGTGAAAGAGTTCTCCAAGGCTCGACTCAGAAAACGTCTCCAATCCACGATCCTCAGGCAGGGTCCTCGAGGCCCAAGGCGTATGGGCCCTGGCGGTCGAGATCCCTTCAATTCAGTGCACCGGGTCAAAGACTCCAATGATGCCCTCCACCTCATTCGAGAGGAAATTGCCATTATGAAGAAACTAAACCACCCCAATCTAGTACAGCTCtatgaggttcttgatgacccCGAGGAAGATTCCATCTATATGGTCCTAGAGATGTGCCGAAAGGGTGTCGTTATGAAGGTCGGCCTTGACGAACATGCCAATCCCTACCCTGAGGAAAACTGCCGCTTTTGGTTCCGAGACCTTATATTGGCCATTGAGTATCGTGAGTGCAGTCACCTCGAACCCCAATTCTGCTGAGATGCTAACGATATGCTGCGTAGTTCATGCTCAGGGTGTCATCCACAGAGACATCAAGCCAGATAACCTGCTCTTatctgacgatgatgtgCTCAAGGTCGTTGATTTTGGAGTTTCTGAGATGTTTGAAAAACCCGAAAATATGAGAACAGCAAAATCTGCAGGATCACCCGCCTTTCTCCCCCCTGAACTTTGTGGGAAGCATGGTGACGTGTCGGGCACCGCTGCTGATATTTGGTCCATGGGAGTTTCGCTCTACTGCCTCAAGTATGGGCGCATTCCATTCAACCGTGACGGCGTCTTGGACATGTACGACGCTATCAGGACCGATGAACCTTCCATCCCCGAGGACGAGAACCCGGACTTTGTTGACCTCATGCAGAAGCTACTCAACAAAGACCCGGAGCAACGCATAAGCATGGACAAACTTCGAGTAAGGTGTCCAGACCTTGCGAGCGTCCCGAGTAACAGAGCTAACACCTAAGCAGGAGCACCCCTGGGTCACCAAGCAGGGTACGGACACTCTCCTCTCCGCTGAAGAGAACTGTGCCAACATGGTGGAACCTCCAAATGAGCTTGAGGTTAACCGTGCCTTTACTCGCAAGATGAATCACCTTCTTTGCGTCATGAAAGCCATCCATCGCTTCAAGTCCATTCTGGCCAAACATCGGGCCAGATCTAACAGTAGCCCGCGTAAAGACGGCGAAGGCACCCTTGACGCGTCCCAGGAAAGGGCAAAGGCAGAGGTGATCGAGGCGTTGCTGTATCAGCGGCGCAAGTTTCTGAATCAAAAGAGTGATGAAGGCAGCCAAATCCCGCCAATCCACGAAACTGTGGGAAACAATACCCCATTCTTGGGAATCGGCACTGGAACAATGGACGAGTTCGCTTCCAATGAGGCTACTCCAGATATGGTGTCCGATTCGCCAACGGCAGTTGACTTCAACGTGTATGACCGAGCGTATGAAACTGCTATAGAGAACATCACGTCTGGCCGGAATGATTCTTCAAGAGGACCGACAGTATATTTGACCAAGTTAGTCAAAGAGACACAAAAACTGAAGGGGGTCCCTGGGCTCACCGGGAGTGACGACTTCTCCGAGAATTCAGATGGCCTACAGAAATCGGGGCCCGCAGCCAAGCTTTCGCACCTCACATCCAAGCTTGACCTCTCAGGGAAGCAATAAGAACAAAGTTGGGACTTGATATAGGGAATAAAGCTACACCTTCGGGTAAGGCTACGCGTTTGGAAAGCACGTTGTACCATTATGGCGCTGCGAGTGACAATAACATGACTGGTAGTGGTGGATCAAATGCGGTGGACTGTTTTAGAAGCTCAGTGATAACGATACCACAAGAGATACATATGAGGAAGCATGCTCATCGTGTAACACGACTGCTGGATGCAACCGGGGTGATATTCCGAAGTAAAGCAAACATCCTCATGTGTAGCAGTgagtagtagtagtag
This region of Fusarium verticillioides 7600 chromosome 3, whole genome shotgun sequence genomic DNA includes:
- a CDS encoding CAMKK/CAMKK-META protein kinase, encoding MDAEIHPEMRPSFTFPSPQVRVDQHDDGSGDKPPPPLVHHLTEPTEVLHFSSPLRHHKRTPSAHREVKETLDAQTQFGDEDADGCSHHRVNQYTILDEIGRGSYGAVHLAKDQFGNEYAVKEFSKARLRKRLQSTILRQGPRGPRRMGPGGRDPFNSVHRVKDSNDALHLIREEIAIMKKLNHPNLVQLYEVLDDPEEDSIYMVLEMCRKGVVMKVGLDEHANPYPEENCRFWFRDLILAIEYLHAQGVIHRDIKPDNLLLSDDDVLKVVDFGVSEMFEKPENMRTAKSAGSPAFLPPELCGKHGDVSGTAADIWSMGVSLYCLKYGRIPFNRDGVLDMYDAIRTDEPSIPEDENPDFVDLMQKLLNKDPEQRISMDKLREHPWVTKQGTDTLLSAEENCANMVEPPNELEVNRAFTRKMNHLLCVMKAIHRFKSILAKHRARSNSSPRKDGEGTLDASQERAKAEVIEALLYQRRKFLNQKSDEGSQIPPIHETVGNNTPFLGIGTGTMDEFASNEATPDMVSDSPTAVDFNVYDRAYETAIENITSGRNDSSRGPTVYLTKLVKETQKLKGVPGLTGSDDFSENSDGLQKSGPAAKLSHLTSKLDLSGKQ